From Carya illinoinensis cultivar Pawnee chromosome 5, C.illinoinensisPawnee_v1, whole genome shotgun sequence, one genomic window encodes:
- the LOC122310584 gene encoding serine carboxypeptidase-like 18 isoform X2 codes for MWLSVVVLVHVLLLSNSVESQSIIDTLPGFPGKLPFKLETGYIGVGELDEVQLFYYFIESERNPKHDPLVLWLTGGPGCSALSGLLFEIGPFTFDYANSSGRNKPTLELNPYSWTKIANIIFLDAPVGTGFSYATTWEAYNSNDTSSTTQTYEFLRKWLMTHSKFLVNPLYIAGDSYSGITIPIIVQEVSNGNEIGHLPPLNLKGFVIGNPLTHEIWDINARLKFAHRTALISDRLYQSTKRNCQGRYINPDPNNTQCVEDLREVNECVANIYIGQILEPNCAIESPKPNKLWSLSPHLDDNFIDTLHSTPDQVLEPWCRYYNYLYSYIWANDKSVQKALHIREGTIADWTRCNRSLAYTDNVITSIDYHQNLTKKDLRALIYSGDHDLTIPYTGTLEWIELLDLSIKDDWRPWFVDGQIAGYVTIYTEEKYSLTFTTIKGGGHTAPEYKPKECLAMIDRWFAYYFL; via the exons ATGTGGTTGTCTGTAGTAGTACTTGTTCATGTATTGCTCCTCTCCAACTCGGTTGAGTCGCAGTCCATCATCGACACTCTTCCGGGTTTCCCTGGCAAGCTTCCCTTCAAACTCGAAACTGG GTATATTGGCGTTGGAGAGTTAGACGAGGTGCAGCTGTTTTATTACTTCATCGAGTCTGAAAGGAATCCCAAGCATGACCCTCTTGTGCTTTGGCTCACCGGTGGTCCTGGTTGTTCCGCTCTCTCGGGCCTTTTATTTGAAATTG GTCCTTTTACTTTCGACTATGCAAACTCTAGTGGCCGGAACAAACCAACGTTGGAATTGAACCCGTACTCGTGGACAAAA ATTGCgaacataatatttttggatGCACCGGTTGGTACTGGATTCTCATATGCAACAACTTGGGAAGCATACAACAGCAACGATACATCATCAACAACACAAACCTATGAATTTCTAAGAAAG TGGCTCATGACTCATTCCAAGTTTCTTGTCAATCCGCTCTATATTGCCGGCGATTCTTATTCTGGAATAACCATCCCGATCATCGTTCAAGAAGTTTCAAACG GTAACGAGATTGGACATTTGCCACCATTGAATCTCAAA GGTTTTGTGATTGGTAACCCACTAACACATGAGATTTGGGACATTAATGCAAGATTAAAATTCGCTCACCGAACAGCACTTATATCCGATAGACTCTATCAG TCAACTAAAAGAAACTGCCAAGGAAGATATATAAATCCCGATCCAAACAATACACAATGTGTAGAAGATCTTCGAGAGGTCAATGAG TGCGTagccaatatatatattggccAAATATTGGAACCAAATTGCGCTATTGAGTCCCCAAAGCCGAATAAACTCTGGAGTTTGAGTCCTCATCTCGATGATAATTTCATAGATACACTCCATTCAACACCAGATCAAGTTCTTGAACCATGGTGTcgg TACTATAACTATCTGTACTCCTACATTTGGGCGAATGATAAATCGGTGCAAAAGGCTCTCCACATTCGAGAG GGAACCATAGCAGATTGGACGAGATGCAATAGGAGCTTAGCATATACAGATAATGTCATAACGAGTATTGATTACCACCAAAACCTCACCAAGAAAGATCTTCGAGCTCTGATTTACAG CGGTGATCACGACCTGACAATTCCATATACGGGCACATTAGAATGGATTGAATTACTCGACTTGTCTATAAAGGATGACTGGAGACCTTGGTTTGTTGATGGCCAAATTGCAGG atATGTCACGATCTATACAGAGGAAAAGTACAGTTTGACATTCACAACTATAAAG GGCGGGGGTCACACAGCACCGGAGTACAAGCCTAAGGAATGCCTTGCCATGATCGATAGATGGTTTGcttattactttttataa
- the LOC122310584 gene encoding serine carboxypeptidase-like 18 isoform X1, with amino-acid sequence MWLSVVVLVHVLLLSNSVESQSIIDTLPGFPGKLPFKLETGYIGVGELDEVQLFYYFIESERNPKHDPLVLWLTGGPGCSALSGLLFEIGWIILSPFTFDYANSSGRNKPTLELNPYSWTKIANIIFLDAPVGTGFSYATTWEAYNSNDTSSTTQTYEFLRKWLMTHSKFLVNPLYIAGDSYSGITIPIIVQEVSNGNEIGHLPPLNLKGFVIGNPLTHEIWDINARLKFAHRTALISDRLYQSTKRNCQGRYINPDPNNTQCVEDLREVNECVANIYIGQILEPNCAIESPKPNKLWSLSPHLDDNFIDTLHSTPDQVLEPWCRYYNYLYSYIWANDKSVQKALHIREGTIADWTRCNRSLAYTDNVITSIDYHQNLTKKDLRALIYSGDHDLTIPYTGTLEWIELLDLSIKDDWRPWFVDGQIAGYVTIYTEEKYSLTFTTIKGGGHTAPEYKPKECLAMIDRWFAYYFL; translated from the exons ATGTGGTTGTCTGTAGTAGTACTTGTTCATGTATTGCTCCTCTCCAACTCGGTTGAGTCGCAGTCCATCATCGACACTCTTCCGGGTTTCCCTGGCAAGCTTCCCTTCAAACTCGAAACTGG GTATATTGGCGTTGGAGAGTTAGACGAGGTGCAGCTGTTTTATTACTTCATCGAGTCTGAAAGGAATCCCAAGCATGACCCTCTTGTGCTTTGGCTCACCGGTGGTCCTGGTTGTTCCGCTCTCTCGGGCCTTTTATTTGAAATTG GCTGGATTATTTTGA GTCCTTTTACTTTCGACTATGCAAACTCTAGTGGCCGGAACAAACCAACGTTGGAATTGAACCCGTACTCGTGGACAAAA ATTGCgaacataatatttttggatGCACCGGTTGGTACTGGATTCTCATATGCAACAACTTGGGAAGCATACAACAGCAACGATACATCATCAACAACACAAACCTATGAATTTCTAAGAAAG TGGCTCATGACTCATTCCAAGTTTCTTGTCAATCCGCTCTATATTGCCGGCGATTCTTATTCTGGAATAACCATCCCGATCATCGTTCAAGAAGTTTCAAACG GTAACGAGATTGGACATTTGCCACCATTGAATCTCAAA GGTTTTGTGATTGGTAACCCACTAACACATGAGATTTGGGACATTAATGCAAGATTAAAATTCGCTCACCGAACAGCACTTATATCCGATAGACTCTATCAG TCAACTAAAAGAAACTGCCAAGGAAGATATATAAATCCCGATCCAAACAATACACAATGTGTAGAAGATCTTCGAGAGGTCAATGAG TGCGTagccaatatatatattggccAAATATTGGAACCAAATTGCGCTATTGAGTCCCCAAAGCCGAATAAACTCTGGAGTTTGAGTCCTCATCTCGATGATAATTTCATAGATACACTCCATTCAACACCAGATCAAGTTCTTGAACCATGGTGTcgg TACTATAACTATCTGTACTCCTACATTTGGGCGAATGATAAATCGGTGCAAAAGGCTCTCCACATTCGAGAG GGAACCATAGCAGATTGGACGAGATGCAATAGGAGCTTAGCATATACAGATAATGTCATAACGAGTATTGATTACCACCAAAACCTCACCAAGAAAGATCTTCGAGCTCTGATTTACAG CGGTGATCACGACCTGACAATTCCATATACGGGCACATTAGAATGGATTGAATTACTCGACTTGTCTATAAAGGATGACTGGAGACCTTGGTTTGTTGATGGCCAAATTGCAGG atATGTCACGATCTATACAGAGGAAAAGTACAGTTTGACATTCACAACTATAAAG GGCGGGGGTCACACAGCACCGGAGTACAAGCCTAAGGAATGCCTTGCCATGATCGATAGATGGTTTGcttattactttttataa